The following are encoded together in the Gemmatimonadaceae bacterium genome:
- a CDS encoding acetyl-CoA carboxylase biotin carboxylase subunit: MFSKVLIANRGEIAVRIVRACRELGVRSVAVYSDPDARAPHVREADEAVHIGGAAASESYLVGERIIAAAHRTGAQAIHPGYGFLSEREWFARAVRDAGLVFIGPSPEAIAAVGSKTAARQLAIAANVPIVPGTTEPLADEREARAIADRFGYPVLLKAAAGGGGKGMRVVHAPADMGAALEAARREAKNAFGDESVYVEKYIVGPRHVEIQVLGDSHGRMVSLGERECSVQRRHQKMIEEAPSVAVTPALRRAMGDTAVRMARAAGYVNAGTCEFLLDRDGSFYFLEMNTRLQVEHPVTEYVTGIDLVQWQLRVAAGEALPAAFDDLSPRGWAIECRITSEDPANGFLPSTGRISYLRVPTGPGVRWDGGIEVGSEIGLFYDPMLAKLIVWAADRESAVARMHRALLELAVDGVETSRDFHLRVMEDDEFRRGAIEIQWLERRLASLTGAAAPAAGMRVAAIAAALLAERERVARRPNRSVASSSPGAEPAWTRAARLDGIDR, encoded by the coding sequence ATGTTCTCCAAAGTCCTGATCGCCAACCGCGGCGAGATCGCCGTCCGCATCGTTCGCGCGTGCCGTGAGCTGGGGGTGCGCTCCGTGGCCGTGTACAGCGATCCCGACGCCCGGGCCCCGCACGTGCGCGAGGCCGACGAGGCCGTCCACATCGGCGGCGCCGCGGCGTCGGAGAGTTACCTCGTGGGCGAGCGCATCATCGCGGCCGCCCATCGCACCGGCGCCCAGGCCATCCACCCGGGCTACGGCTTCCTGTCCGAACGCGAGTGGTTCGCGCGGGCGGTACGCGACGCGGGCCTCGTCTTCATCGGGCCGTCCCCCGAAGCCATCGCCGCCGTGGGCAGCAAGACCGCGGCCCGCCAGCTCGCCATCGCCGCCAACGTCCCGATCGTGCCCGGCACCACCGAGCCGCTGGCCGATGAGCGCGAGGCGCGGGCGATCGCCGACCGGTTCGGCTATCCGGTGCTGCTCAAGGCGGCGGCGGGCGGGGGCGGCAAGGGGATGCGCGTCGTGCACGCCCCGGCCGACATGGGCGCCGCGCTCGAGGCGGCGCGCCGGGAGGCGAAGAATGCGTTCGGTGACGAGAGCGTGTACGTCGAGAAGTACATCGTGGGCCCGCGGCACGTGGAGATTCAGGTGCTCGGCGACAGCCACGGCCGCATGGTCTCGCTCGGCGAGCGCGAATGCTCCGTCCAGCGCCGCCACCAGAAGATGATCGAGGAGGCGCCGAGCGTGGCCGTCACGCCCGCACTGCGGCGCGCGATGGGCGACACCGCGGTCCGCATGGCCCGGGCCGCGGGCTACGTGAATGCGGGAACCTGCGAGTTCCTCCTCGACCGCGACGGGTCGTTCTACTTCCTGGAGATGAACACGCGGCTCCAGGTGGAGCACCCGGTCACCGAATACGTCACCGGGATCGATCTCGTGCAGTGGCAGCTGCGCGTGGCCGCCGGCGAGGCGCTCCCCGCGGCGTTCGACGACCTCAGCCCGCGCGGCTGGGCCATCGAGTGCCGCATCACGAGCGAGGATCCGGCCAACGGATTCCTTCCCTCCACCGGCCGCATCTCCTACCTCCGTGTGCCCACGGGGCCGGGCGTGCGCTGGGACGGCGGCATCGAGGTGGGGAGCGAGATCGGCCTGTTCTACGACCCGATGCTCGCCAAGCTCATCGTGTGGGCCGCCGATCGCGAGTCGGCCGTGGCCCGCATGCACCGCGCCCTGCTCGAACTCGCCGTGGACGGCGTCGAGACGTCGCGCGACTTCCATCTGCGCGTGATGGAGGACGACGAATTCCGCCGCGGCGCGATCGAGATCCAGTGGCTCGAACGCCGCCTCGCGTCGCTCACCGGCGCCGCGGCGCCGGCCGCAGGCATGCGGGTGGCCGCCATCGCGGCCGCGCTTCTGGCCGAGCGCGAGCGGGTGGCGCGGCGGCCCAACCGGAGCGTCGCGTCGTCCTCGCCAGGCGCCGAGCCGGCGTGGACGCGCGCTGCGCGTCTCGACGGGATCGACCGATGA
- a CDS encoding biotin/lipoyl-containing protein, producing MKYFVTVNGEDHEVLLDGDGVHVDGADVAAHVADVEGTPLRLITIGDAVHRVLVRPGARRGQYTLSLDGHRYEVNALDERARTIRELSGAAAAAAGPAPLVAPMPGLIVRVSVRAGDQVQAGQGLVVMEAMKMENELRATATGTVKAVLVSPGMAVEKGAVLLEME from the coding sequence GTGAAGTACTTCGTGACGGTGAATGGCGAGGACCACGAGGTGCTGCTCGACGGCGACGGGGTCCACGTGGACGGCGCCGATGTCGCGGCGCACGTGGCCGACGTCGAAGGCACGCCGCTCCGTCTGATCACGATCGGCGACGCGGTGCATCGCGTGCTGGTGCGGCCCGGGGCCCGGCGCGGACAGTACACGCTGTCGCTCGATGGCCACCGGTACGAGGTGAACGCCCTGGACGAGCGCGCCCGCACGATCCGCGAGTTGTCCGGCGCGGCGGCGGCCGCCGCCGGGCCGGCGCCGCTCGTGGCGCCGATGCCCGGCCTGATCGTGCGCGTGAGCGTGCGGGCCGGCGATCAGGTGCAGGCCGGGCAGGGTCTGGTGGTGATGGAGGCGATGAAGATGGAGAATGAACTCCGCGCCACCGCCACCGGTACCGTGAAGGCGGTGCTCGTCAGCCCCGGCATGGCCGTCGAGAAGGGAGCGGTGCTGCTGGAAATGGAATAG
- the phoU gene encoding phosphate signaling complex protein PhoU, with protein sequence MSPVDTSGKYRHFHEQLAELTQRLLDMSDRATSLIDLAVDGLLSRDPNAAEAVLAGDRELDAMELDIEDRAVALLALQQPMARDLRFLISTIKVSSDLERVGDHAVNIAQSTLRLAAMRTRITPDPEIADMARRARRMLGDALTAFVRADGALGRAVCQADDAVDSLHDSMFRILLTHMMADPHTINASLELLLVSRNLERVADLATNIGEDAVFLAEGKQIKHHAEHRGAAAASAVETAEAAPPATTGERPADG encoded by the coding sequence ATGAGCCCAGTCGATACGTCGGGCAAGTATCGCCACTTTCACGAACAGCTCGCCGAGCTCACGCAGCGGCTGCTGGACATGTCGGATCGCGCCACGTCGCTCATCGACCTCGCGGTGGACGGGCTGCTGTCGCGCGATCCGAACGCCGCCGAAGCCGTGCTGGCGGGCGACCGCGAACTCGACGCCATGGAGCTCGACATCGAGGACCGCGCCGTGGCCCTGCTCGCGTTGCAGCAGCCCATGGCCCGCGACCTGCGGTTCCTGATCAGCACGATCAAGGTGTCGAGCGACCTCGAGCGCGTGGGCGATCATGCGGTCAACATCGCGCAGAGCACGCTCCGCCTGGCGGCGATGCGCACGCGCATCACGCCCGACCCGGAGATCGCCGACATGGCGCGCCGGGCCCGCCGGATGCTGGGTGACGCGCTGACCGCGTTCGTGCGCGCCGACGGCGCGCTCGGCCGCGCCGTGTGCCAGGCCGACGACGCCGTGGATTCGCTGCACGACTCGATGTTCCGGATCCTGCTCACCCACATGATGGCCGATCCGCACACGATCAACGCGTCACTCGAGTTGCTGCTGGTGAGCCGGAACCTGGAACGGGTGGCGGACCTGGCCACGAATATCGGTGAGGACGCCGTGTTCCTGGCCGAGGGCAAGCAGATCAAGCACCACGCGGAACACCGTGGCGCCGCGGCGGCGTCCGCCGTCGAGACGGCCGAGGCCGCGCCGCCGGCGACGACCGGAGAGCGGCCGGCCGACGGGTGA
- the pstB gene encoding phosphate ABC transporter ATP-binding protein PstB, translated as MSGELRAEDFSFWYGQNQALKNITLTIPPQAITALIGPSGCGKSTFLRSLNRLQDIIPGTRHEGKILLDGTEIHDRFLDVVSLRRRVGMVFQRWNPFPRSIYANVAYGPRVNGVRGSARLDEIVETSLKRAALWDEVKDRLRQSALGLSGGQQQRLCIARALANDPEVLLLDEPASALDPLSTQKIEELLFELRGSLTVVIVTHNLQQAARASDHTAFFFLGQLIEAAPTQTIFTAPSDERTEAYITGRFG; from the coding sequence ATGAGCGGGGAACTCCGGGCCGAGGACTTCTCGTTCTGGTACGGCCAGAACCAGGCGCTCAAGAACATCACGCTGACCATCCCGCCGCAGGCGATCACGGCGCTGATCGGTCCGTCGGGATGCGGCAAGTCCACCTTCCTGCGGTCGTTGAACCGGCTGCAGGACATCATTCCCGGCACGCGGCACGAAGGGAAGATCCTGCTCGACGGCACGGAGATCCACGACCGCTTCCTGGACGTCGTGTCGTTGCGGCGGCGCGTGGGCATGGTGTTCCAGCGCTGGAACCCGTTTCCCCGTTCGATCTACGCGAACGTGGCGTACGGCCCGCGCGTGAACGGCGTCCGCGGCAGCGCGCGGCTCGACGAGATCGTCGAGACGTCGCTGAAGCGGGCCGCGCTGTGGGATGAGGTGAAGGATCGCCTGCGCCAGAGCGCCCTGGGCCTGTCGGGCGGCCAACAGCAGCGGTTGTGCATCGCCCGGGCGCTGGCCAACGATCCCGAAGTCCTGCTGCTCGACGAACCGGCGAGCGCCCTCGATCCCCTCTCGACGCAAAAGATCGAAGAGCTACTATTCGAACTGCGCGGCTCGCTCACCGTGGTGATCGTCACGCACAACCTGCAGCAGGCGGCGCGCGCCTCCGATCACACGGCCTTCTTCTTCCTGGGCCAGTTGATCGAAGCCGCGCCCACGCAGACCATCTTTACGGCGCCCTCGGACGAACGCACCGAGGCGTACATCACCGGGAGGTTCGGATGA
- the pstB gene encoding phosphate ABC transporter ATP-binding protein PstB, protein MPPTTAVPARPMTPVPASHAAGEPGQVLLDITGLNAYFGAAHVVRNVSLAFREREVTAIIGPSGCGKSTLLRCLNRMHETVPLARATGRIVFAGQDLYAPEVNPIEVRRHIGMVFQRPTPFPTLSIRDNVAAGLRVLKRGQRPNRAEVDRIVETALRNTALWDEVKDRLHTSAVALSGGQQQRLCIARALANSPRVLLLDEPTASLDPLSTQKVEELVYDLRQRFTVVIVTHNMQQAARVSDRTAFMLDGELVEVAPTHKLFTTPSDPRTEAYVTGRFG, encoded by the coding sequence ATGCCGCCGACGACCGCCGTGCCCGCCCGGCCGATGACGCCGGTGCCGGCCTCGCACGCCGCGGGGGAACCGGGCCAGGTGCTGCTCGACATCACGGGGCTCAACGCGTACTTCGGCGCGGCGCACGTGGTGCGCAACGTGTCGCTGGCCTTCCGCGAGCGCGAGGTGACGGCGATCATCGGCCCATCCGGATGCGGCAAATCCACGCTCCTGCGCTGCCTCAATCGCATGCATGAGACGGTGCCGCTGGCGCGCGCCACGGGCCGGATCGTCTTCGCGGGCCAGGACCTGTACGCCCCCGAGGTGAATCCGATCGAAGTCCGGCGCCACATCGGGATGGTGTTCCAGCGTCCGACCCCCTTCCCCACGCTGTCGATCCGGGACAACGTCGCGGCGGGGCTCCGCGTGCTGAAGCGCGGCCAGCGTCCGAACCGGGCGGAGGTGGACCGCATCGTCGAGACCGCGCTGCGGAACACGGCGCTCTGGGACGAGGTGAAGGACCGCCTCCACACCAGCGCCGTGGCGCTGTCGGGCGGCCAGCAGCAACGGTTGTGCATCGCCCGCGCGCTGGCCAACTCGCCCCGCGTGCTCCTGCTCGACGAGCCCACGGCGTCGCTCGATCCGCTGAGCACGCAGAAGGTGGAGGAGCTGGTCTACGACCTGCGCCAGCGATTCACGGTCGTCATCGTCACCCACAACATGCAGCAGGCGGCGCGGGTCTCCGATCGCACCGCGTTCATGCTCGATGGAGAACTCGTGGAGGTGGCGCCCACGCACAAGCTGTTCACGACGCCGTCCGATCCGCGCACCGAGGCCTACGTGACCGGGCGGTTCGGATGA
- the pstA gene encoding phosphate ABC transporter permease PstA, producing MLRRKIANVVMLGLMWLAAGVVLLPLVLILWRLVSQGASALNWDFFTKMPAPPGGTGGGMANAIVGTLYLLAIASVVGLPVGIGAGIFLAEHRGARLANAVRFLSDVLNGLPSIVVGIFAWQILVRPMHHFSALAGGIALGSMMIPLTARTTEEMIRTVPNSLREAALALGYPNWRTSLSIVARTALPGIVTGALVALARVAGETAPLLFTALGNNFWSVQATQPIDALPLRLYLYATSPYDDWNRQAWAGALVLIGLVLVISLLARHVTRAKFGKAVD from the coding sequence ATGCTGCGGCGCAAGATCGCCAACGTGGTGATGCTCGGCCTGATGTGGCTGGCGGCGGGCGTCGTGCTGCTGCCCCTGGTGCTCATCCTCTGGCGTCTGGTGTCGCAGGGCGCGTCGGCGCTGAACTGGGACTTCTTCACGAAGATGCCGGCGCCGCCCGGCGGCACCGGCGGCGGGATGGCCAACGCGATCGTGGGCACGCTCTACCTGCTGGCCATCGCCTCGGTGGTTGGGCTGCCGGTGGGGATCGGCGCCGGCATCTTCCTGGCCGAGCACCGCGGCGCACGGCTGGCCAACGCGGTGCGCTTTCTCTCCGACGTCCTGAACGGACTCCCGTCGATCGTCGTGGGGATCTTTGCCTGGCAGATCCTGGTGCGGCCGATGCACCATTTCTCGGCGTTGGCCGGCGGCATCGCGCTGGGATCGATGATGATTCCGCTCACGGCGCGCACCACCGAGGAGATGATCCGGACCGTGCCCAATTCCCTGCGGGAAGCGGCGCTGGCGCTCGGCTACCCCAACTGGCGGACGTCGTTGAGCATCGTGGCGCGCACGGCGCTTCCCGGCATCGTGACCGGCGCGCTGGTGGCGCTGGCCCGGGTGGCCGGCGAGACGGCGCCGCTCCTGTTCACGGCGTTGGGCAACAACTTCTGGTCGGTCCAGGCCACGCAGCCCATCGACGCCCTGCCGTTGCGGCTGTACCTGTACGCCACGAGCCCGTACGACGACTGGAACCGGCAGGCCTGGGCGGGCGCGCTGGTGCTGATCGGGCTCGTGCTCGTGATCAGCCTCCTCGCCCGCCACGTGACGCGGGCCAAGTTCGGCAAGGCGGTGGACTAG
- the pstC gene encoding phosphate ABC transporter permease subunit PstC, whose product MNVEDLPLEASEGPEDVTTPRAAPHMAGAAVGDRVYRWLTTIAALVIPALLAYVGIEIFVAGWPAFQRAGFSFFTSSRWDPVASVFGAAPAIYGTLVSSAIALVIATPLAVGTAIFLSELAPRWLRQPVSFLVDLLAAIPSVVYGLWGIFVLAPMMRGTIAPFVKHTLHLGGLPIFSGPVYGPGMLTAGIILSIMILPYISAVTREVLLAVPRSQREAALALGATRWEVIRDAVIPGARSGIVGGIVLGLGRALGETMAVTMVIGNTPKISTSLFATGYTMASIIANEFSEAVSNAHLSALMAVGASLLAITFLVNVIARWLIARVGARV is encoded by the coding sequence ATGAACGTGGAGGATTTGCCGTTGGAAGCATCCGAAGGGCCGGAGGACGTCACGACGCCTCGCGCCGCGCCGCACATGGCCGGGGCCGCCGTCGGGGACCGCGTCTACCGGTGGCTGACGACGATCGCGGCGCTGGTCATCCCGGCGCTGCTGGCGTACGTCGGCATCGAGATCTTCGTCGCCGGCTGGCCGGCGTTCCAACGCGCGGGATTCTCGTTCTTCACGTCCAGCCGGTGGGACCCGGTGGCCAGCGTGTTCGGCGCCGCGCCGGCGATCTACGGAACCCTCGTGTCGTCGGCGATCGCGCTGGTGATCGCCACGCCGCTGGCGGTGGGCACGGCGATCTTCCTGTCCGAGTTGGCGCCGCGATGGCTGCGCCAGCCGGTGTCCTTCCTGGTGGACCTGCTGGCTGCGATTCCGAGCGTGGTGTACGGACTGTGGGGGATCTTCGTGCTCGCCCCCATGATGCGCGGCACGATCGCGCCGTTCGTCAAGCACACCCTGCACCTGGGCGGGCTGCCGATCTTCAGCGGTCCGGTGTACGGCCCCGGCATGCTGACTGCCGGGATCATCCTGTCGATCATGATCCTGCCCTACATCTCCGCCGTAACGCGGGAAGTGCTGCTGGCGGTGCCGCGTTCGCAGCGCGAAGCGGCGCTCGCCCTCGGCGCGACGCGGTGGGAGGTGATCCGGGACGCGGTGATTCCTGGGGCGCGTTCCGGCATCGTGGGCGGCATCGTGCTCGGTCTGGGCCGCGCGCTGGGCGAGACGATGGCCGTGACGATGGTGATCGGCAACACGCCGAAGATCTCGACGTCGCTGTTCGCCACCGGCTACACGATGGCGTCGATCATCGCCAATGAGTTCAGCGAGGCGGTGAGCAACGCCCACCTCTCGGCCCTCATGGCGGTGGGGGCGTCGCTGCTGGCGATCACGTTCCTGGTGAACGTCATCGCGCGGTGGCTGATCGCTCGCGTCGGGGCGCGCGTCTGA
- the pstS gene encoding phosphate ABC transporter substrate-binding protein PstS, with the protein MKRYLLAAAVLLVGATAGAQGVDLTGAGSTFAQPIYSKWADAYAKQTGIKINYQSIGSGGGIQQLSQLTVDFGATDAPMTNEQLAGAKGGPIFHIPTVIGAVAISYNLPTVHVPLKMDGPLLADIYLGKITKWNDPRIAKLNPGVQLPDIDILVVHRSEGSGTTYIVTDYLSHVSPEWAKGPGKSISVEWPVGIGAKGTEGVAGQIKQVVGAVGYVELAYALLNHLPYALMKNADGTAYLAPSLEGATFAAAGTAARLPKSTDFRISIVNAPGAKSYPISSFTWIVLYKNQANAEKGKKLLAFLRWAIKDGEGMAESLQYAPMPKNMQTMVLARLNEVKVK; encoded by the coding sequence ATGAAGCGTTACCTCCTGGCAGCAGCGGTTCTCCTCGTCGGCGCCACCGCCGGCGCGCAGGGCGTGGATCTCACCGGCGCCGGCTCGACGTTCGCCCAGCCGATCTATTCCAAGTGGGCGGACGCCTACGCGAAGCAGACGGGGATCAAGATCAACTATCAGTCGATCGGGTCCGGCGGCGGCATCCAGCAGCTCTCGCAGCTGACGGTCGATTTCGGCGCCACGGACGCGCCGATGACCAATGAGCAGTTGGCGGGGGCGAAGGGTGGCCCGATCTTCCACATCCCGACCGTGATCGGGGCGGTGGCGATCAGCTACAACCTTCCGACCGTGCACGTGCCCCTCAAGATGGATGGACCGCTGCTCGCCGATATCTATCTCGGCAAGATCACGAAATGGAACGACCCGCGGATCGCCAAGCTGAATCCCGGCGTGCAACTCCCGGACATCGACATCCTGGTCGTCCATCGTTCCGAGGGCAGCGGCACGACGTACATCGTGACCGACTACCTGTCGCACGTGAGCCCGGAATGGGCCAAGGGCCCGGGCAAGAGCATCTCGGTGGAGTGGCCCGTCGGCATCGGGGCCAAGGGCACCGAAGGCGTGGCCGGTCAGATCAAGCAGGTCGTGGGGGCGGTGGGCTACGTTGAACTCGCCTACGCTCTCCTCAATCACCTGCCCTATGCGCTGATGAAGAACGCCGATGGCACCGCCTACCTGGCTCCGTCGCTCGAAGGCGCCACGTTTGCCGCGGCCGGTACGGCGGCGCGGCTGCCCAAGTCCACCGACTTCCGGATCTCGATCGTGAACGCGCCCGGCGCCAAGTCGTACCCGATCTCCTCGTTCACGTGGATCGTGCTCTACAAGAACCAGGCGAACGCGGAGAAGGGCAAGAAGTTGCTGGCCTTCCTCCGGTGGGCGATCAAGGACGGCGAGGGGATGGCCGAGTCGCTGCAATACGCGCCGATGCCGAAGAACATGCAGACGATGGTGCTGGCGCGCCTGAACGAAGTGAAAGTGAAGTAA
- a CDS encoding MFS transporter: MGLLAEWQQLDRRQRSACIASFLGWTLDAFDFFLMVFVLGAVAKEFGTDVKTVAFAITLTLAMRPLGALAFGLLADRYGRRPVLMIDILLFSVLELASAFAPSLVVLLVLRAAFGFAMGGEWGIGASLVMESIPARTRGLASGILQEGYAFGYLLAAVVYGLLFNTIGWRGMFAVGIVPALLVLYIRQGVEESPAWERMRGKPRPSFLASIRGHWKLFAYVVVLMTAFNFFSHGTQDLYPTFLQAQHHFSTGTVSLITIVANIGAITGGVFFGTLSQRIGRRTAIVIAALFGLLMIPLWSLASGAVVLGLGAFLMQVAVQGAWGVIPAHLNELSPDEVRGTFPGFAYQLGNFLASANATIQAWIADKRGGNYGFALAVVAALVAVVIAFLTAAGPEARGVTFGGTGDDIAGE; the protein is encoded by the coding sequence ATGGGCTTGCTCGCCGAGTGGCAGCAGCTCGATCGACGGCAGCGCAGCGCGTGCATCGCCAGCTTCCTCGGCTGGACGCTCGATGCGTTCGACTTCTTTCTCATGGTCTTCGTCCTCGGGGCCGTGGCCAAGGAGTTCGGCACCGACGTCAAGACCGTCGCCTTCGCCATCACGCTCACGCTGGCCATGCGGCCATTGGGGGCGCTGGCGTTCGGCCTGCTCGCCGATCGCTACGGGCGCCGGCCCGTATTGATGATCGACATCCTCCTGTTCTCGGTGCTGGAGCTCGCCTCGGCGTTCGCGCCGTCGCTCGTCGTGCTCCTCGTCCTCCGCGCGGCGTTCGGATTCGCGATGGGGGGCGAATGGGGAATCGGCGCCTCGTTGGTGATGGAATCGATCCCCGCGCGCACGCGCGGCCTCGCATCGGGGATTCTGCAGGAGGGGTATGCCTTCGGCTACCTGCTGGCTGCCGTCGTCTACGGCCTCCTGTTCAACACCATCGGGTGGCGCGGCATGTTCGCGGTGGGGATCGTCCCGGCGCTGCTCGTCCTCTACATCCGGCAGGGGGTGGAGGAGTCGCCGGCGTGGGAGCGAATGCGGGGAAAGCCGCGCCCCAGCTTCCTGGCCTCCATCCGCGGGCACTGGAAGCTGTTCGCGTACGTCGTGGTGCTGATGACCGCGTTCAACTTCTTCAGTCACGGCACCCAGGATCTCTATCCCACGTTCCTCCAGGCGCAACACCACTTCTCCACCGGTACGGTGAGCCTGATCACGATCGTCGCCAACATCGGCGCGATCACGGGCGGCGTCTTCTTCGGCACGCTCTCCCAGCGCATCGGACGCCGCACGGCGATCGTGATCGCCGCGCTGTTCGGGCTGCTGATGATCCCGCTCTGGTCGCTGGCATCCGGTGCCGTGGTGCTGGGGCTCGGCGCCTTCCTGATGCAGGTGGCGGTGCAGGGGGCCTGGGGGGTGATCCCGGCCCACCTCAACGAGCTTTCCCCGGATGAGGTGCGCGGCACCTTTCCCGGGTTCGCCTACCAGCTCGGCAACTTCCTCGCCTCCGCCAACGCCACGATCCAGGCCTGGATCGCCGACAAGCGGGGGGGCAACTATGGGTTCGCGCTGGCGGTGGTCGCGGCCCTGGTGGCCGTCGTGATCGCCTTCCTCACGGCGGCAGGGCCCGAGGCGCGCGGCGTGACGTTCGGGGGGACGGGGGACGATATCGCGGGAGAGTGA
- the rplM gene encoding 50S ribosomal protein L13: MKTFSATPRDIEQRWFIVDADGMVLGRLASEIAKVIRGKHKPIFTPHMDTGDNVIVINAAKVRVTGRKAEQKRYFTYTGYMGHERHTPFATMLAKHPERVIEKAVHGMLPKTALGRQVLRGKLRVYAGAEHPHAAQQPTPLPIKKSETK; this comes from the coding sequence ATGAAGACGTTCAGCGCCACCCCGCGCGACATCGAGCAGCGGTGGTTCATCGTGGACGCAGACGGCATGGTGCTCGGCCGCCTCGCATCCGAAATCGCGAAGGTCATTCGCGGCAAGCACAAGCCCATCTTCACCCCGCACATGGACACCGGTGACAACGTCATCGTGATCAATGCGGCCAAGGTCAGGGTCACCGGGCGGAAGGCGGAGCAGAAGCGCTACTTCACGTACACCGGGTACATGGGCCACGAGCGGCACACGCCGTTCGCCACCATGCTGGCCAAGCACCCCGAGCGCGTGATCGAGAAGGCGGTGCACGGCATGCTTCCCAAGACGGCCCTCGGCCGCCAGGTCCTGCGCGGCAAGCTGCGCGTGTACGCAGGCGCCGAGCATCCGCACGCGGCACAGCAGCCCACGCCGCTTCCCATCAAGAAGAGCGAGACCAAGTAA
- the rpsI gene encoding 30S ribosomal protein S9 — MADTTTIHAIGRRKEAVCRVYIKPGSGKWDVNGRTLGDFFPRPTLVSAIQQPFTATDTLGRYDVKAKCEGGGQNGQAGALRLAVARALVMIDEEHRRKLRDLGLLTRDARAVERKKPGRPKARKRFQFSKR; from the coding sequence ATGGCCGACACGACCACGATCCACGCGATCGGCCGCCGCAAAGAGGCGGTGTGCCGCGTCTACATCAAGCCGGGCTCCGGCAAGTGGGACGTCAACGGGCGCACGCTCGGCGACTTCTTCCCGCGGCCCACGCTGGTGTCGGCCATCCAGCAGCCGTTCACGGCGACCGACACGCTCGGCCGTTACGATGTCAAGGCGAAATGCGAAGGCGGCGGCCAGAACGGCCAGGCCGGCGCGCTTCGCCTCGCGGTGGCCCGCGCCCTCGTCATGATCGACGAGGAGCACCGCCGCAAACTGCGTGACCTCGGCCTCCTGACGCGCGACGCCAGGGCGGTCGAGCGCAAGAAGCCGGGCCGTCCCAAGGCCCGCAAGCGGTTCCAGTTCAGTAAGCGCTAG
- the rpsB gene encoding 30S ribosomal protein S2 — protein MSDSQLTLEQLLAAGVHFGHQTRRWNPKMRRFIFAERNGIHIIDLQKTIRQLDLAQKLAREVILRGENVLFVCTKTQLAGIVKEAAESCGALFITERWLGGLLTNFQTAKKQLRRMKELEAGSESGGEFENYTKKEQLMMGRERDKLTKYLGGIRNMTRLPGLLFVVDSKKERIAVSEANKLKLPIIAVVDTNADPDLITVPIAGNDDAIRSVELMTKAIAAAISEARREAPVREETEEGESYTYSSDRGAEPAEGEAERKRRRRPRRRRAKPEAIAARLKTTGEPGEAVEAGDAGESEGAADGGESTPAE, from the coding sequence ATGTCCGATTCGCAGCTCACGCTCGAGCAGTTGCTCGCCGCCGGTGTCCATTTCGGGCACCAGACGCGGCGCTGGAATCCCAAGATGCGCCGGTTCATTTTCGCCGAGCGCAACGGGATCCACATCATCGATCTCCAGAAAACCATCCGGCAGCTCGACCTCGCCCAGAAGCTGGCCCGCGAGGTCATCCTGCGCGGCGAGAACGTGCTGTTCGTCTGCACCAAGACGCAGTTGGCTGGCATCGTCAAGGAAGCCGCCGAAAGCTGCGGCGCGCTCTTCATCACCGAGCGCTGGCTGGGCGGCCTGCTCACCAACTTCCAGACGGCCAAGAAGCAGCTGCGCCGCATGAAGGAGCTGGAAGCCGGCTCCGAGTCGGGCGGCGAGTTCGAGAACTACACCAAGAAAGAGCAGCTGATGATGGGGCGGGAGCGGGACAAGCTCACCAAGTACCTGGGCGGCATCCGCAACATGACGCGGCTCCCGGGCCTGCTGTTCGTGGTCGACTCCAAGAAGGAGCGCATCGCCGTCAGCGAGGCCAACAAGCTCAAGCTCCCGATCATCGCCGTGGTCGACACCAACGCCGATCCCGATCTCATCACGGTGCCGATCGCCGGCAACGACGACGCGATCCGCTCGGTGGAGTTGATGACCAAGGCGATCGCGGCTGCCATCTCCGAAGCGCGGCGCGAAGCGCCGGTGCGCGAGGAGACCGAGGAAGGCGAGAGCTACACCTACAGCTCCGATCGCGGCGCCGAACCGGCCGAGGGCGAAGCCGAACGCAAGCGTCGCCGCCGTCCGCGGCGCCGCCGTGCCAAGCCCGAAGCGATCGCGGCGCGCCTCAAGACCACCGGCGAGCCCGGCGAAGCGGTTGAAGCCGGCGACGCCGGAGAATCCGAGGGTGCCGCCGACGGCGGCGAATCGACCCCCGCCGAATAG